TGGgttgagtttagggtttatggtttagTAAGCTTAAATTCCATTTCACATAAAGCAATGATGTCAACTGAAGCTTTATAGTTTGGAGAATAATTATCCTATCTTTACCACTTGTAGTAGCATAGGCAGCAATAAGAAGGGTTAAAGAAGATTGCATACAAAAGCAAAATCAGGTCAAATCTTGGAAACTCATACGCATACTATATTTGTATGTACATCAATACAAACCAAGGGCAAGGGCTCTAAGTGGTGAACAAAAAACACAGTTAGagcccaacccaacccaatcCAATCCATACATGAAATCCAGCACTCAGCAGCATACTTCCACAAGGAGCTCCAAGATGtgaggaaaaaataaagccACACTCGGAACTAGGGCTGGCAatgggtcgtgtcgtgtcgggttcgtgtcgtgtcggaataataaacgtgtcaagaatgctcaacccgaacccaacccatttaataaacgtggcgtgtcgggttcgggtcgtcttttatcgtgcgggtttcgagtcgtgtaacgggttcataaataataacatgcatattacaaaacccacaaccgaaaaaatttaaattaaaaaaaacagagagagtagagaaaatataaggaaaaaaaagaaaaaaaaaagatagagagatgagagaagagagaaggaaaagaaagaaagaaaaatagagagagagagagagagagagagagagagagagagaagattgaaggaaagaaagaaagagaaaagaaagatgagagaaaactaaagagaaagaaaagaaagaagaaaaaaaaaaaggagagaagaggaaaggaaaagagagaagaagaaaaaaagggagaaagaagaaagaagaaagaacgaaaaaaaaagaaaaaaaaaaagaagaggagaagagagaccgaaaagaaaggaaaacaaaaaagaaaaagaaacattataaatatcaaaaggtatactataaaatcacaaaattgtttgtagcatggtggataaggtggttgagagaaatgaagatgGTAGGAGTTCGAAACcccttgtgtgtgttttgaaatctccatttgtctttatttttttagtgggttagcgggttgtacacgggttgacacgacccgtttaataaacgggttagaTAGGTATTATAGCGGGTTAGCGGGTTGACCCAAAAcccacccgtttattaaacgggtcagaacgggttgacccgaaattgacctgtttttttatcgtgcgggttgAACCCGCTAATTTctcgtgcgggtttcgagtcgtgtatcgGGTCGTGTCcgaaattgccacccctaCTCGGAACCCATTGCCTGTgtaaaaatttattatatgtagATACTACCTATATTGCTGTGCTATAATACACACTGATATCATCAAACAATTCAAACCCAGAAATCCAAATTcacgtctctctctctctgcaaatGGTGCTccaaaagatgaacaaaaaaacacagtCAGAGCCATTTGCCTTCTTCTATATCATCAATCTGTAAAAAATTGACTGTAAATGTGTGTGCATTACCTTCCCAAAACTATCAAGTAATTAATCAAACCAGTAGAAAATGGTAAAGAAAACCAGAAGATTATTAggccatcttctttttctccctcATCGAGTTCATCTTCTCAAGCCTCCACTCATCTCTCAGCTTAGCGATGAAGTTATCAGCTTTCGTATTAACATCTGGGCTGGGACAGAACACTGACGGcccaccaccgccaccaccaccaccgccaccaccatcTCTACCTTCCATTACGTTGACTCTACTATGTGACTCTGACTGTGACTTTGACTCCGACTCTTCTTCCTTACCTGGCGTTGCATCAACGTCCTCCAATTCAGGAGATCCACAACGGGAGCTCTGTGCGCTCTGTATCTTAACAAAGTCCCCTCGCACACAAAACCTCAGCTCCGACATTTTAAACGGCGGTAGAGGCGGCGCCCCAGGAATTAACGGGCTCTGGCAGCCGCTGTTCACATTCTCCTCGGATAAATAACTGTTCGTCTTCGTGGGCAATGGCGGCCTGCCACTGGCGGCAGAAGCACTCCGTGGCGAAGGTGTTTGCGGTGGTTGTGGCGGCGGAGTTGGTGGCGCAGCCGGGAAAATAGCACTCCAACTCTTTTGTTTTCGCAACGTGGATCGTGGAGGTGGTGGGGGTGGAGCTGGTGGATTCGAGATGGAGTGAACTTTTTTGGCTTTACTCATTCCCTTTTTGAACAGATTGTGAAATACAGAATGTGGCGGGGGCGGAGGTGGCGGCGGAGGAGGCTGCGACGGCGGTGGTCTTGTGTAATAATactctccttctcctcctccttctcgtACTTGTTGTTCTGGGGGAGAGTGGGTGGCAGTATCGTAAATGTCTCTGGTACTGGGGggcttttgcttcttcttcctctttctctgGTTGGACAGAACCGAAGCCCAAACCATAGCTATCTCCTTCTTCACGTTACTCTTTCTACGTTTATGCTCCGGCCGAATCCGCATTGGCGATGGCGACGCGGAAGGACGTGGCGGAGGAGGAGGCGGCGGCGTTG
Above is a genomic segment from Prunus dulcis chromosome 7, ALMONDv2, whole genome shotgun sequence containing:
- the LOC117634872 gene encoding ras-associated and pleckstrin homology domains-containing protein 1, with translation MPRRHPSSSPLLSPPVLIILLPIITFLFLFCTIPPFLSLTSQILRPTISVKKSWDSLNVFLVVFAILCGIFAKRNDDGSPAEEDPIQNASDPLNNSIAANNTTNTSEAEVLLPQQWFGFSERPPETSGGRLRRSSSSYPDLRQLGQQSSWESGDHSKSQFRFFDDFEINNTTYHRTPQPVSRQSRSREYSDVIKEIPVDTFVLRSSPPPPPQSPAPPPPPPPPLRHQNPRRAYETVRRRDHKEKVPNTNSVIVNEAQQFEQVRSPPPTPPPPPPPRPSASPSPMRIRPEHKRRKSNVKKEIAMVWASVLSNQRKRKKKQKPPSTRDIYDTATHSPPEQQVREGGGEGEYYYTRPPPSQPPPPPPPPPPHSVFHNLFKKGMSKAKKVHSISNPPAPPPPPPRSTLRKQKSWSAIFPAAPPTPPPQPPQTPSPRSASAASGRPPLPTKTNSYLSEENVNSGCQSPLIPGAPPLPPFKMSELRFCVRGDFVKIQSAQSSRCGSPELEDVDATPGKEEESESKSQSESHSRVNVMEGRDGGGGGGGGGGGPSVFCPSPDVNTKADNFIAKLRDEWRLEKMNSMREKKKMA